One Clupea harengus chromosome 3, Ch_v2.0.2, whole genome shotgun sequence DNA window includes the following coding sequences:
- the rad52 gene encoding DNA repair protein RAD52 homolog isoform X1: MNSVGGQDESKMLSTNLCFGQQPYTAEEYQAVQNALRQKLGPEYISSRMAGGGQKVCYIEGHKVISLANEMFGYNGWGHSISQQTVDFVDLINGKFYVGVSAFVKVQLKDGSYHEDVGYGVSEGLKSKALSLEKARKEAVTDGLKRALKCFGNVLGNCIHNKEYLMAINKIPKQPMPPLDPALTKRSDSEPSVEKARYASLFRSDGPSVERARYASLVRGDGQQGCAGIAEDPMKEQCSKQPRVQPLSEPQDDKRDVRRSLSSNTDPGHSALADPDKRPNSIGRPSVGTVNLSPTDQHVDPKQQRKLRQQQLQQRFREEMEAKKMQEQGPQHQNPLGEEPGASHVRSGSAIQETNGQRTHNFVHALKFEDKCLADDPELWDFTLDGIDLLEQPSHTTTTDPCGVHGMTTRSKTPQRAPCLRAPVQPQDNGGYAQYGSHQSIPTFNQTGDVSPQRQGQFIKKRRLNP; this comes from the exons ATGAACTCTGTAGGGGGGCAAGATGAATCCAAGATGCTATCTACCAACCTATGTTTTGGACAG CAACCGTACACGGCAGAGGAGTACCAGGCGGTCCAGAATGCGTTGCGACAGAAACTTGGCCCTGAATACATCAGCTCTCGTATGGCTGGTGGCGGACAAAAG GTGTGCTACATTGAGGGCCATAAAGTCATTAGTCTTGCCAATGAGATGTTCGGGTACAATGGCTGGGGTCACTCCATCTCCCAGCAGACTGTTG ACTTTGTGGACCTCATCAATGGGAAATTCTATGTTGGAGTTAGTGCTTTTGTGAAAGTACAGTTAAAG GATGGGTCATACCATGAAGATGTGGGATATGGGGTGAGTGAGGGACTGAAGTCTAAAGCACTGTCTCTGGAGAAGGCCAGGAAAGAAGCTGTTACTGATGGACTGAAAAGAGCTCTCAA GTGCTTTGGCAATGTTCTAGGAAACTGCATCCACAACAAAGAGTACCTCATGGCCATCAACAAGATTCCTAAACAA CCCATGCCACCTTTAGATCCCGCTCTTACTAAGAGATCTGACAGTGAACCATCAGTGGAGAAGGCCAGGTATGCCAGTCTGTTTCGCAGTGATGGACCATCAGTGGAGAGGGCCAGGTATGCCAGTCTGGTTCGAGGTGATGGACAGCAAGGGTGTGCTGGCATAGCTGAGGATCCTATGAAGGAGCAGTGCTCTAAACAGCCAAGAGTTCAGCCGTTGTCAGAACCACAGGATGACAAGAGAGATGTCAGGAGATCGCTATCATCAAACACTGATCCAGGACACTCGGCTCTAGCAGACCCTGACAAGAGGCCCAACAGCATAGGCAG GCCTTCAGTGGGAACGGTAAACCTGTCTCCAACAGACCAACATGTAGACCCCAAGCAGCAGAGGAAGctgaggcagcagcagctgcagcagaggtTTCGTGAGGAGATGGAAGCTAAGAAGATGCAGGAGCAGGGACCGCAGCACCAAAATCCTCTTGGCGAGGAGCCTGGAGCTTCTCATG TGCGGTCAGGCTCCGCCATCCAGGAGACCAATGGTCAACGCACACATAACTTTGTGCATGCATTGAAGTTTGAGGACAAGTGCTTGGCTG ATGATCCAGAGCTGTGGGATTTCACCCTTGATGGTATTGACCTGTTGGAGCAACCTTCTCATACTACAACCACAGACCCTTGTGGTGTGCATGGGATGACAACAAGGAGTAAAACCCCACAAAGAGCACCGTGCCTTCGGGCCCCAGTTCAACCTCAGGACAATGGAGGGTACGCACAGTACGGGTCTCATCAGTCCATTCCAACATTTAATCAAACAG GCGATGTAAGCCCACAAAGGCAAGGTCAATTTATTAAGAAACGGAGACTTAATCCTTGA
- the rad52 gene encoding DNA repair protein RAD52 homolog isoform X2, whose product MNSVGGQDESKMLSTNLCFGQQPYTAEEYQAVQNALRQKLGPEYISSRMAGGGQKVCYIEGHKVISLANEMFGYNGWGHSISQQTVDFVDLINGKFYVGVSAFVKVQLKDGSYHEDVGYGVSEGLKSKALSLEKARKEAVTDGLKRALKCFGNVLGNCIHNKEYLMAINKIPKQPMPPLDPALTKRSDSEPSVEKARYASLFRSDGPSVERARYASLVRGDGQQGCAGIAEDPMKEQCSKQPRVQPLSEPQDDKRDVRRSLSSNTDPGHSALADPDKRPNSIGRPSVGTVNLSPTDQHVDPKQQRKLRQQQLQQRFREEMEAKKMQEQGPQHQNPLGEEPGASHDDPELWDFTLDGIDLLEQPSHTTTTDPCGVHGMTTRSKTPQRAPCLRAPVQPQDNGGYAQYGSHQSIPTFNQTGDVSPQRQGQFIKKRRLNP is encoded by the exons ATGAACTCTGTAGGGGGGCAAGATGAATCCAAGATGCTATCTACCAACCTATGTTTTGGACAG CAACCGTACACGGCAGAGGAGTACCAGGCGGTCCAGAATGCGTTGCGACAGAAACTTGGCCCTGAATACATCAGCTCTCGTATGGCTGGTGGCGGACAAAAG GTGTGCTACATTGAGGGCCATAAAGTCATTAGTCTTGCCAATGAGATGTTCGGGTACAATGGCTGGGGTCACTCCATCTCCCAGCAGACTGTTG ACTTTGTGGACCTCATCAATGGGAAATTCTATGTTGGAGTTAGTGCTTTTGTGAAAGTACAGTTAAAG GATGGGTCATACCATGAAGATGTGGGATATGGGGTGAGTGAGGGACTGAAGTCTAAAGCACTGTCTCTGGAGAAGGCCAGGAAAGAAGCTGTTACTGATGGACTGAAAAGAGCTCTCAA GTGCTTTGGCAATGTTCTAGGAAACTGCATCCACAACAAAGAGTACCTCATGGCCATCAACAAGATTCCTAAACAA CCCATGCCACCTTTAGATCCCGCTCTTACTAAGAGATCTGACAGTGAACCATCAGTGGAGAAGGCCAGGTATGCCAGTCTGTTTCGCAGTGATGGACCATCAGTGGAGAGGGCCAGGTATGCCAGTCTGGTTCGAGGTGATGGACAGCAAGGGTGTGCTGGCATAGCTGAGGATCCTATGAAGGAGCAGTGCTCTAAACAGCCAAGAGTTCAGCCGTTGTCAGAACCACAGGATGACAAGAGAGATGTCAGGAGATCGCTATCATCAAACACTGATCCAGGACACTCGGCTCTAGCAGACCCTGACAAGAGGCCCAACAGCATAGGCAG GCCTTCAGTGGGAACGGTAAACCTGTCTCCAACAGACCAACATGTAGACCCCAAGCAGCAGAGGAAGctgaggcagcagcagctgcagcagaggtTTCGTGAGGAGATGGAAGCTAAGAAGATGCAGGAGCAGGGACCGCAGCACCAAAATCCTCTTGGCGAGGAGCCTGGAGCTTCTCATG ATGATCCAGAGCTGTGGGATTTCACCCTTGATGGTATTGACCTGTTGGAGCAACCTTCTCATACTACAACCACAGACCCTTGTGGTGTGCATGGGATGACAACAAGGAGTAAAACCCCACAAAGAGCACCGTGCCTTCGGGCCCCAGTTCAACCTCAGGACAATGGAGGGTACGCACAGTACGGGTCTCATCAGTCCATTCCAACATTTAATCAAACAG GCGATGTAAGCCCACAAAGGCAAGGTCAATTTATTAAGAAACGGAGACTTAATCCTTGA